One window from the genome of Pseudobacteriovorax antillogorgiicola encodes:
- a CDS encoding ABC transporter transmembrane domain-containing protein: protein MIRQILHRLTFSQSSELVRRGTNKVLGDHDLLELPDDLKTEHYPKGFDKLRLDRPLHFFMDCIKAVGTNVRLQTILILATLLVELTMPYAVFNILELIRGSFEGETHLAHGIISVIGLAGLGVLAGVLVQHMIHQALMGIMKTYNGLNTIVFKKSLKVSRDGMKQSSIGDIVNHMGSDSGQVSEGIWCVVELLYAFAAFVGVTVIAYTYLGPAALVGVGTLLLLTPILKRVSTHFIRSEETLMEYRDQRVNLLSQIFSGMRVVKFFVWESKLLQEVIGKRSRELDSQRVLARAISLSNLLCLVAQALTCLASFATFHLLGGELTASIIFASITLFSVLEHPFGRLSDHIAGVSNALVSSERLIKFLKLPESQGTSQAELASVNVGPALQLNKVEARYQDDENLAIKIDSLQVDRGETVAVIGPVGSGKTSLLRTILGEINLEAGDVELDSSIKKVSFVSQESYVLNETLEDNIRFGHDLGDVDRAIQLSALRQDLRFFPAGLKTEIGENGVNLSGGQKQRLSLARAVYSQPDLVLLDDSLSAVDPATEAYLVEQLLLDAWQDTTCVLVTHRLKHLEAFDRIVFMSDGQILDQGSFTDLLERCPEFRDFCQHHDEEEQKAPSHKHDLTPSLDDHSGAFMAHEDREEGAVNPRVYGDYFKAMSGKTPRERRLIGPLLIGTAVLGTVVPLLQGLWLSYWADGKTDAFAPTFANVWGDSWQLVIYGGLSLALVTVAFAQFRLWALRAVRAGEILHEEALQHVIRSPISFFDKNPVGRVLNRFAKDIDAVEKEMPWDVQEMIRTGLQAFMSFVVMVVVVPVTALIMIPTIWVYLKVQNAYRHSARETKRLFSISRSPLFAHFKQTLEGVDTIRAYGQEKLFINGFHKAATRNQKTFWTMILVNRWFSVRMPVMSGVITLAVGIAVVLLAKQGLIAAGLAGLTLLYTRNFASQMSMAVRCFSEVESRLTAVERLKYYGTLAQESSEGCREWHPKSGSIVFENVSLRYDKHLPLVLDGVSFVIPHGQNVGLIGRTGSGKSTLFQSLFRLVEIESGRILIDGADHRDIALDTLRKKIAIIPQDPTLFVGTIRSNLDRFQEFSDAEIWDVLGKVQLHDLVSSFEQGLDAAVAENGSNFSRGQRQLFCFARALLMDTPVICLDEATASVDVITDRVIHTVLHEHCRDKTVLIIAHRLGTVAHCDQVIELRNGKVVDIRRKKAPKEVIEAPARVLGGANAELAIET from the coding sequence ATGATCCGTCAGATTCTGCATCGACTGACATTTTCTCAAAGCTCTGAGCTTGTCAGGCGGGGAACGAATAAGGTACTTGGCGACCATGACCTGCTCGAACTTCCCGATGACTTAAAAACCGAGCACTATCCGAAGGGTTTCGATAAGCTAAGGCTTGATCGGCCCTTACACTTTTTTATGGACTGTATCAAAGCTGTAGGCACCAACGTAAGGCTACAGACGATTCTTATTCTGGCCACTTTGCTGGTCGAGTTGACTATGCCTTATGCAGTTTTCAATATTTTGGAACTGATTCGCGGCAGCTTTGAAGGCGAGACCCACCTTGCCCACGGCATCATCAGTGTCATCGGTCTGGCGGGCCTCGGTGTTCTTGCGGGCGTCTTGGTGCAGCACATGATTCACCAAGCTTTGATGGGCATTATGAAAACCTACAATGGGCTGAATACCATTGTATTTAAAAAGTCTCTAAAGGTATCACGAGATGGTATGAAGCAAAGTTCCATCGGTGATATCGTGAATCACATGGGTTCTGATTCGGGCCAGGTGAGTGAAGGCATTTGGTGTGTTGTGGAGCTGTTGTATGCGTTTGCAGCCTTTGTCGGTGTAACTGTTATAGCTTACACCTATCTGGGGCCGGCAGCTCTTGTTGGGGTAGGAACCCTGCTGCTACTAACACCTATTCTTAAGCGAGTTTCAACACACTTTATTCGATCTGAGGAGACTCTGATGGAATACCGTGACCAGCGTGTCAACCTCCTGTCTCAGATTTTTTCAGGGATGAGAGTTGTTAAGTTTTTCGTTTGGGAATCAAAGCTTCTCCAAGAAGTTATTGGCAAGCGTTCACGAGAGCTTGACTCCCAGAGGGTTCTCGCCCGGGCGATTAGCCTTTCAAACTTACTTTGCCTTGTTGCGCAGGCACTCACTTGCCTAGCATCATTCGCGACCTTTCACCTGCTAGGTGGCGAGTTGACCGCGAGTATTATTTTCGCATCAATCACGTTATTTTCTGTATTGGAGCATCCTTTTGGTCGCTTGTCTGATCATATCGCTGGGGTGAGCAATGCGCTGGTTTCTTCCGAAAGATTGATCAAGTTTCTTAAGCTTCCGGAAAGCCAGGGCACTAGCCAAGCAGAATTAGCCTCAGTGAACGTTGGTCCTGCATTGCAGCTCAACAAAGTGGAAGCTCGGTACCAGGATGATGAAAATCTGGCAATCAAGATTGATTCGCTTCAGGTCGATCGCGGTGAAACTGTAGCTGTCATTGGGCCAGTCGGCTCAGGTAAGACGAGTTTATTGCGCACGATTCTAGGTGAGATCAACCTAGAAGCCGGTGACGTAGAACTGGATTCAAGTATTAAAAAGGTGTCCTTTGTTTCGCAAGAGTCCTACGTTCTTAACGAAACACTGGAGGACAATATTCGCTTTGGTCACGATCTGGGCGATGTCGATCGCGCCATCCAATTGTCAGCGCTGAGACAAGACTTGCGCTTTTTCCCCGCTGGTCTCAAAACAGAAATTGGCGAGAACGGGGTGAACCTTTCGGGGGGACAAAAGCAGCGACTCAGCCTCGCCCGAGCTGTTTACTCTCAGCCAGATCTCGTTTTGCTAGACGACTCTTTGTCAGCAGTGGACCCTGCTACCGAAGCATACTTGGTGGAGCAGCTCTTGCTTGATGCCTGGCAAGATACAACCTGTGTCTTAGTCACACATCGACTGAAACACCTAGAAGCATTTGATCGTATCGTTTTTATGAGCGACGGCCAGATACTCGATCAAGGTAGCTTTACGGATCTGTTGGAGCGTTGCCCGGAGTTTCGAGACTTTTGTCAACATCATGATGAAGAAGAGCAAAAAGCTCCTTCACATAAGCACGACCTGACTCCAAGCCTAGACGATCATTCCGGAGCGTTTATGGCTCACGAAGATCGCGAGGAAGGCGCAGTAAACCCAAGGGTTTATGGCGACTACTTCAAAGCTATGAGTGGCAAGACTCCTCGGGAACGGCGTTTGATTGGTCCGCTTTTGATTGGTACGGCTGTGCTTGGAACCGTGGTACCACTTCTCCAGGGCTTATGGTTAAGCTACTGGGCCGATGGCAAAACTGATGCCTTTGCACCTACGTTTGCCAATGTCTGGGGCGATTCTTGGCAACTTGTCATCTATGGGGGCTTGAGTTTAGCACTTGTGACAGTCGCATTCGCTCAATTTCGACTATGGGCTTTGAGGGCTGTGAGAGCCGGTGAAATTCTTCATGAAGAAGCTCTACAACACGTGATTCGAAGCCCTATTAGCTTCTTCGATAAGAATCCCGTGGGTCGAGTATTGAATCGATTTGCAAAAGATATCGATGCGGTGGAAAAAGAGATGCCCTGGGATGTGCAGGAGATGATACGCACCGGGCTTCAGGCTTTCATGTCTTTTGTTGTCATGGTTGTGGTTGTTCCCGTAACCGCCCTCATCATGATACCAACTATTTGGGTATACCTGAAAGTCCAGAATGCTTATCGGCACTCAGCCCGTGAAACGAAGCGCTTGTTCTCCATATCTCGATCGCCTCTTTTCGCCCATTTTAAGCAAACCCTGGAAGGGGTCGATACGATCAGAGCTTATGGTCAGGAAAAATTGTTTATCAATGGTTTTCATAAGGCCGCCACGCGCAATCAGAAGACTTTTTGGACGATGATTCTTGTCAACCGTTGGTTTTCAGTCAGAATGCCTGTCATGAGCGGAGTGATTACCTTAGCAGTGGGGATCGCAGTCGTGCTCCTAGCAAAGCAAGGATTGATTGCTGCGGGTCTAGCTGGCTTAACCTTGCTCTACACGAGAAACTTTGCGTCACAGATGAGCATGGCTGTACGCTGTTTCAGTGAAGTTGAATCACGCCTTACCGCAGTGGAGCGCTTGAAGTATTACGGTACGCTGGCACAGGAAAGCTCTGAGGGCTGTCGTGAGTGGCACCCCAAAAGTGGCTCCATCGTGTTTGAAAATGTGAGTCTTCGCTATGACAAACATTTACCCTTGGTGCTTGATGGAGTGAGCTTTGTGATTCCTCATGGTCAAAATGTGGGGCTCATTGGTCGCACTGGTTCTGGTAAGTCAACCCTCTTCCAGAGCTTGTTTCGCTTGGTAGAGATCGAGTCGGGACGTATCTTAATCGATGGTGCGGACCACCGTGATATCGCTCTCGATACCTTGCGAAAGAAGATTGCGATTATTCCCCAGGACCCAACCCTATTTGTGGGTACGATTCGCTCGAACTTGGATCGCTTCCAAGAGTTTAGCGACGCTGAGATCTGGGATGTTCTGGGGAAAGTGCAGCTGCACGATCTTGTGTCAAGCTTTGAGCAAGGCCTGGATGCCGCTGTCGCGGAAAACGGTAGCAACTTTAGTCGCGGGCAGCGTCAGCTGTTCTGTTTCGCCCGTGCCTTGCTGATGGATACTCCTGTGATTTGCCTCGATGAGGCGACAGCATCGGTTGACGTCATCACCGATCGGGTGATCCATACTGTTCTTCACGAGCATTGTCGCGACAAGACTGTATTGATCATCGCCCACCGGCTGGGAACTGTAGCTCACTGCGATCAGGTGATCGAACTTAGAAATGGTAAAGTTGTTGATATTCGGCGCAAAAAGGCCCCGAAAGAGGTCATTGAAGCTCCAGCACGCGTCCTAGGTGGAGCAAATGCAGAACTTGCCATTGAAACCTAA
- a CDS encoding 7TM diverse intracellular signaling domain-containing protein gives MFKTPLTALILIFLSTIAYGKKPIDINDEKFEGAWLGPYASVYIGDETIDQVIEPSFASKFFDNDFLYIILRNPGSSLRATKPVWVRFDVTNSGDKSQTFVLDALSWPFDFSEFYVNGQLRDRMVIGGRQERFFSTQIEPHQEASIHIRIGDGLTSNLLVFSWRSKTKYFIRELETKNYYTMTYSIIGMSILFNLLVFLAYRDRTYLSYIMYLVFLGLWNYSVTNIARQIWGSNDGIAVTASLMGLFALLFSMEFLNLKRYKKLYAIAKVLLAFSVINVLVSIFDSKLGFLMVHVTSMFGSPFCLLCGIIISLRERQIHAYIYSVAFGTFLIGVLMTVLFNQGMVSDLDYLGGMQSGALIENILMMVAMGQKIYQSERQRKHSYGQLAKVFFPHQLKQMKAGQTLENTMPVGEKEACILAFDVINSSAIEEESFAHSWEEFMSHCRAIMMDGYDIEKLASTGYMIKEMGDGFLCSIGYPFDNIGDNLSQDAVQLAENMTLLFHKLMNPKGCRQEVHCSIGIAKGTVRGYFSKSGAIRHDLWGPAVVHATRYESIRKKLFLAEGLEENHIITLQQTVYHGLPTELQISYKLIDLETTKLKVRNDQQATHLAYRIGTKARPRAPLIQQVSNI, from the coding sequence ATGTTCAAGACTCCCCTAACAGCGCTCATCCTAATTTTCCTAAGCACCATTGCTTATGGAAAAAAACCTATCGATATTAATGATGAAAAGTTTGAGGGCGCGTGGCTAGGGCCTTATGCATCCGTGTATATTGGCGATGAGACTATCGATCAGGTGATAGAACCATCCTTTGCAAGCAAGTTTTTCGACAACGACTTTCTCTACATCATATTGCGGAATCCTGGTTCAAGTTTGCGCGCCACCAAACCAGTCTGGGTTCGGTTTGATGTCACAAACTCTGGGGACAAAAGCCAAACTTTTGTGCTAGACGCCTTATCCTGGCCATTTGACTTTTCTGAGTTTTATGTAAATGGTCAACTTCGAGACAGAATGGTTATTGGGGGGCGTCAAGAACGTTTTTTCTCAACTCAGATCGAGCCGCATCAAGAGGCTAGCATTCATATCCGAATTGGTGATGGGTTAACAAGCAACCTACTTGTATTTTCTTGGCGCTCAAAAACAAAATACTTCATCAGAGAACTAGAAACCAAGAACTATTACACCATGACCTATTCGATTATCGGGATGAGTATCCTATTCAATCTTTTGGTCTTTCTTGCATATAGAGATCGCACCTATTTGTCCTACATCATGTATCTCGTCTTTTTGGGTCTCTGGAATTATAGTGTCACCAATATAGCTAGACAGATATGGGGTAGCAATGATGGAATCGCTGTGACAGCATCTCTGATGGGTCTTTTTGCACTTTTATTCTCAATGGAATTTCTCAACCTGAAGCGATATAAAAAACTTTATGCAATTGCCAAGGTCTTGCTAGCTTTCTCAGTGATCAACGTGCTGGTATCTATTTTCGATAGCAAGCTTGGTTTTCTAATGGTTCACGTCACATCGATGTTCGGCTCACCATTCTGCTTGCTTTGTGGAATCATCATCTCTCTCCGCGAAAGGCAGATTCACGCCTATATTTACTCGGTAGCCTTTGGAACCTTCCTCATCGGCGTCTTGATGACTGTTTTATTTAATCAAGGGATGGTAAGCGACCTTGACTACCTAGGCGGTATGCAAAGCGGAGCCTTGATTGAAAATATTCTTATGATGGTCGCGATGGGTCAGAAAATCTACCAATCAGAACGGCAGCGGAAGCACAGCTACGGCCAACTCGCAAAAGTATTCTTTCCCCATCAACTCAAGCAAATGAAAGCTGGGCAAACGTTAGAAAACACCATGCCAGTAGGAGAGAAGGAGGCCTGTATACTTGCATTTGACGTAATCAACAGTTCCGCTATTGAGGAAGAAAGTTTTGCTCATTCATGGGAAGAGTTTATGTCCCATTGTCGAGCGATTATGATGGATGGCTACGATATTGAGAAATTGGCAAGCACTGGTTACATGATCAAAGAGATGGGCGATGGTTTTCTTTGCTCCATTGGCTATCCATTCGACAACATCGGGGACAACCTTTCCCAAGACGCTGTCCAACTAGCAGAAAACATGACGTTATTGTTTCATAAATTAATGAATCCCAAAGGCTGTCGGCAAGAGGTGCATTGCTCCATCGGCATTGCTAAAGGTACCGTGAGGGGTTACTTCTCAAAGTCTGGCGCAATTCGCCACGATCTTTGGGGGCCAGCTGTGGTTCACGCCACCCGTTATGAATCCATTCGCAAGAAACTATTCCTCGCTGAAGGTCTCGAAGAAAATCATATCATCACCCTTCAGCAGACAGTCTATCACGGCTTACCCACAGAGCTGCAAATCAGCTACAAACTGATCGACTTGGAAACCACGAAACTCAAGGTTCGAAACGATCAGCAGGCGACCCACTTAGCCTATAGAATCGGTACTAAGGCACGGCCCAGAGCACCTCTAATCCAGCAAGTATCAAATATTTAG
- a CDS encoding RES family NAD+ phosphorylase, which yields MMIEKAPYTTSHAYRNIPTNHPKRHLYGDDLTEDEIELVQFWADHGSGIDQDQAYKDRWYDYNDPEDLSFCFEGVVVPPSRYTDGSFPVWYAAIDKEEASRAEIIYHLCRQARVDMVPDEAYVCYQRAMCKAAVENPLVGDLRSFTRDHWHLHDDPPYFESQKIGLQYQSEGYEGLLYPSKRYPKADCLAIFNKQSILSSKVVNFFTVEVYRDAVTVCGEPWQEL from the coding sequence ATGATGATCGAGAAAGCTCCTTACACAACGAGTCATGCCTACCGCAACATTCCTACCAATCATCCGAAGCGCCACCTTTATGGCGACGATCTCACGGAAGATGAGATCGAACTGGTTCAGTTTTGGGCTGACCACGGCTCAGGTATCGATCAAGACCAGGCCTATAAAGACCGTTGGTATGACTACAATGACCCGGAAGATCTTTCGTTCTGCTTTGAAGGAGTGGTGGTTCCACCTTCGCGGTACACAGATGGTAGCTTTCCTGTTTGGTATGCTGCCATTGATAAAGAAGAGGCTTCCCGCGCAGAAATCATCTACCACCTCTGCCGTCAGGCACGGGTCGATATGGTTCCCGATGAGGCCTACGTTTGCTATCAGAGAGCCATGTGCAAGGCAGCGGTTGAAAACCCATTGGTAGGAGACCTACGATCATTCACAAGAGATCACTGGCATCTTCACGACGACCCACCCTACTTCGAATCTCAAAAAATTGGCCTTCAGTATCAGTCTGAAGGTTATGAGGGACTCCTATACCCATCCAAACGCTACCCTAAAGCAGACTGCCTGGCGATATTCAACAAGCAGTCAATTTTATCAAGTAAAGTTGTCAATTTTTTTACTGTTGAAGTCTACCGGGATGCGGTAACTGTCTGCGGCGAACCTTGGCAGGAACTCTAA
- a CDS encoding HEAT repeat domain-containing protein, which translates to MKLKSMILAGAIAVCLAYIVLPDRNPSQSPRPELSAEQEVKSAEHVDFSFPFQPGEERVYEGSIQFELQMEQNQSVQTQAFALAMDLHLQSHEIVDDQLFWSMRALQVEVKGAQTIEGALPSSTEAIYFRSQGGLIEEIHTPENGNEMLQGLMKSIALRMQIETPSHATQPLPFLWQGSELDSNGKYQISYSARGPQGEVRLLKSYDGLANDQNLLLANGSHVEFTLSKNASMIEQFRFDFGIRTDDSMLKVDARQQVAFKLSHINRGLPIGDVSLKSQEKFAVSKPSSLPSYGSQNKKKRMQDMLGGASKAQVLALVGDLEDEHDVRVSNTFDKLEALLYLHPKHGKDLLDYLDQRMNDKNISAQLSLIMGAISTMEAKDIEEALLDFAQRYDRKDVELQTSFALAELKGSSDKVYDHLHSMSKSPDLDTRSTGMLSLGVLGRQGHHRDNVGAVLRAQLERDKSDKGLALAALNNSRDSNNLEVNLSYIDDQDSYVASQAVYGLGQTNQGEAYQALVKILKGESREAVLQTAVDAMAGHLDQDGAVWELINLATKKVSDHLMMRIVNVLAGSRSPEARDFVEALGQEGSRSQEVQRHAQRTLLTMSS; encoded by the coding sequence ATGAAACTGAAGTCAATGATCCTAGCAGGAGCAATAGCTGTTTGTCTGGCCTACATTGTTTTGCCAGATAGGAACCCATCGCAATCACCTCGACCTGAGCTATCGGCTGAGCAAGAGGTGAAAAGTGCGGAGCATGTCGACTTCAGTTTTCCATTTCAACCTGGTGAGGAGCGAGTTTATGAAGGCTCGATCCAGTTTGAGCTTCAGATGGAGCAAAACCAATCGGTGCAGACTCAAGCCTTTGCCTTAGCCATGGACCTCCATCTTCAGAGCCATGAGATTGTTGATGATCAGCTCTTCTGGAGTATGAGGGCCCTGCAGGTAGAGGTTAAAGGGGCGCAGACCATCGAGGGGGCGTTACCTAGCTCTACCGAGGCGATCTATTTTCGCTCGCAGGGTGGATTGATCGAAGAAATTCATACCCCAGAAAACGGCAATGAGATGCTTCAAGGTCTTATGAAAAGCATCGCCCTCAGAATGCAGATCGAGACCCCGAGTCATGCCACACAGCCGCTGCCTTTCCTATGGCAGGGCAGCGAACTTGATAGCAATGGTAAATACCAAATATCCTATAGTGCCCGTGGGCCACAAGGTGAGGTGAGGTTACTTAAATCTTATGATGGCCTAGCCAATGATCAGAACCTACTGCTAGCCAATGGTAGTCATGTGGAATTTACCCTGAGCAAGAACGCTTCTATGATTGAGCAGTTCCGTTTCGACTTTGGCATCAGAACCGATGACAGCATGCTTAAAGTGGATGCTCGCCAGCAGGTAGCATTTAAACTATCTCATATCAATCGTGGCTTGCCCATTGGGGATGTATCCTTGAAGAGTCAAGAGAAGTTTGCTGTGTCAAAGCCTAGCAGTCTACCAAGCTATGGCAGTCAAAATAAAAAGAAGCGTATGCAAGATATGCTTGGGGGTGCTAGCAAAGCTCAAGTCCTAGCTCTTGTAGGCGATTTAGAAGACGAGCATGATGTTCGCGTTAGCAACACGTTCGACAAACTTGAGGCCCTCCTATACCTTCATCCAAAACATGGTAAGGACTTGTTAGATTACTTAGACCAGAGAATGAATGATAAGAATATCTCAGCTCAATTGAGCCTTATTATGGGTGCGATCTCGACGATGGAGGCTAAGGATATTGAAGAGGCTCTACTTGATTTCGCCCAGCGCTACGATCGCAAGGATGTTGAGCTACAGACCTCCTTCGCACTTGCTGAGCTTAAAGGTAGCTCCGATAAGGTCTATGATCATCTCCATAGCATGAGCAAAAGTCCGGATTTAGATACCCGATCCACGGGAATGCTGTCTCTAGGTGTTCTTGGTAGACAAGGTCATCATCGCGATAATGTGGGCGCTGTTTTAAGGGCACAATTAGAGCGTGATAAGAGCGATAAAGGGCTGGCCTTAGCCGCGCTCAATAACAGCCGAGACAGCAATAACTTAGAAGTCAATCTATCATACATAGATGATCAGGATTCCTATGTTGCCTCACAAGCGGTGTACGGGCTAGGGCAAACCAATCAAGGGGAAGCCTATCAGGCTCTGGTCAAGATTCTCAAAGGGGAGAGCCGGGAAGCCGTCCTACAGACAGCAGTCGACGCTATGGCTGGCCACCTCGATCAGGACGGTGCGGTATGGGAGCTAATCAACCTTGCGACAAAGAAAGTTTCTGATCATTTAATGATGCGCATCGTAAATGTTCTAGCTGGTTCTCGCTCCCCAGAAGCCCGTGACTTTGTCGAGGCATTAGGTCAAGAAGGTAGTCGTTCGCAAGAAGTGCAGCGTCACGCTCAAAGAACTCTTCTCACTATGTCTTCTTAG
- a CDS encoding AAA family ATPase: MRIAISGSFCVGKTSLVESLSTALKGYETFSEPYHLMEEDGHSFSHPPTVDEYEDQLNYLNSLISSSPSLSIFDRSPLDFLAFAKAQGEDIDPSHWQELITEEIDALDYIFYIPIEQPDRIEVPDEENLEFRGQVDEILHELFNDSDELLGSARVVEISGDISQRVAQVLDHIAPANRS; this comes from the coding sequence GTGAGAATCGCCATTTCTGGAAGCTTTTGCGTCGGAAAAACAAGCTTAGTTGAAAGCTTATCGACTGCCTTGAAGGGCTACGAGACTTTTTCAGAACCATATCATTTGATGGAGGAGGATGGACACAGCTTTTCTCATCCGCCCACCGTTGACGAATATGAAGACCAGTTGAATTATCTAAATTCGCTCATCAGTTCCAGCCCCAGTCTTTCGATATTCGATCGCAGTCCCCTCGACTTTTTGGCTTTTGCAAAAGCTCAAGGTGAAGACATTGATCCTTCCCATTGGCAAGAGCTTATTACGGAAGAGATCGATGCTCTTGATTACATTTTCTATATTCCAATAGAGCAGCCTGATAGAATCGAAGTCCCTGACGAGGAAAACCTCGAATTCCGAGGCCAGGTGGACGAAATTCTTCACGAACTCTTCAATGATAGTGACGAGCTTCTGGGCAGCGCAAGAGTCGTAGAGATATCGGGAGATATTTCACAGAGGGTTGCGCAGGTATTGGACCATATCGCGCCAGCTAATAGAAGTTAA